A genomic segment from Amycolatopsis camponoti encodes:
- a CDS encoding RNA polymerase sigma factor → MAAARTATRGGTKTATAAGEPAEEAATGTAKPAARKTTTAKKAPAKKAPAKKPATKGEDGDPEGPEGLEEGELDSPDLSDLEEVEVDVVDETVTEEPDAASADDDDDDDDDETPAQRRRGAAADKAAAAKSSDNPDFVWDEEESEALRQARKDAELTASADSVRAYLKQIGKVALLNAEEEVELAKRIEAGLYAAERVRTAEEEGEKLVTQMRRDLKWIVRDGERAKNHLLEANLRLVVSLAKRYTGRGMAFLDLIQEGNLGLIRAVEKFDYTKGYKFSTYATWWIRQAITRAMADQARTIRIPVHMVEVINKLGRIQRELLQDLGREPTPEELAKEMDISPEKVLEIQQYAREPISLDQTIGDEGDSQLGDFIEDSEAVVAVDAVSFTLLQDQLQSVLQTLSEREAGVVRLRFGLTDGQPRTLDEIGQVYGVTRERIRQIESKTMSKLRHPSRSQVLRDYLD, encoded by the coding sequence GTGGCAGCCGCAAGAACCGCAACCCGAGGCGGGACGAAGACAGCGACCGCAGCCGGCGAGCCGGCCGAAGAGGCAGCCACCGGGACGGCGAAGCCTGCGGCCCGCAAGACCACCACCGCGAAGAAGGCTCCGGCCAAGAAGGCGCCGGCGAAGAAGCCCGCGACCAAGGGCGAAGACGGCGACCCCGAAGGCCCCGAGGGTCTCGAGGAAGGCGAACTCGACTCGCCCGACCTGTCGGACCTGGAAGAGGTCGAGGTCGACGTCGTCGACGAGACGGTCACCGAAGAGCCGGACGCCGCCTCGGCGGATGACGACGACGATGACGACGACGACGAGACCCCGGCGCAGCGCCGTCGTGGTGCCGCGGCCGACAAGGCGGCGGCCGCCAAGAGCTCCGACAACCCGGACTTCGTCTGGGACGAGGAAGAGTCGGAGGCCCTGCGCCAGGCGCGCAAGGACGCCGAGCTCACCGCGTCGGCCGACTCCGTGCGTGCCTACCTCAAGCAGATCGGCAAGGTCGCGCTGCTGAACGCGGAGGAGGAGGTGGAGCTGGCCAAGCGGATCGAGGCCGGGCTCTACGCCGCCGAGCGCGTGCGCACCGCCGAGGAGGAGGGCGAGAAGCTCGTCACCCAGATGCGCCGCGATCTCAAGTGGATCGTGCGTGACGGCGAGCGCGCCAAGAACCACCTGCTTGAGGCGAACCTCCGGCTCGTGGTGTCGCTGGCCAAGCGCTACACCGGCCGCGGCATGGCGTTCCTGGACCTGATCCAGGAGGGCAACCTCGGCCTGATCCGCGCGGTGGAGAAGTTCGACTACACCAAGGGCTACAAGTTCTCGACGTACGCCACGTGGTGGATCCGCCAGGCGATCACCCGCGCGATGGCCGACCAGGCCCGCACCATCCGCATCCCGGTGCACATGGTCGAGGTCATCAACAAGCTCGGCCGCATACAGCGCGAACTCCTGCAGGACCTCGGCCGCGAGCCGACGCCCGAGGAGCTCGCCAAGGAAATGGACATCTCCCCGGAGAAGGTCCTGGAGATCCAGCAGTACGCGCGTGAGCCGATCTCGCTCGACCAGACGATCGGCGACGAGGGCGACTCGCAGCTCGGTGACTTCATCGAGGACTCCGAAGCGGTCGTCGCGGTGGACGCGGTGTCGTTCACGCTGCTGCAGGACCAGCTCCAGTCGGTGCTGCAGACGCTGTCCGAGCGCGAGGCGGGCGTGGTCCGGCTGCGCTTCGGCCTCACGGACGGCCAGCCGCGCACGCTCGACGAGATCGGCCAGGTGTACGGGGTGACCCGTGAGCGCATCCGGCAGATCGAGTCGAAGACGATGTCGAAGCTGCGCCACCCGTCGCGGTCGCAGGTCCTGCGGGACTACCTGGACTGA
- the glgB gene encoding 1,4-alpha-glucan branching protein GlgB, with translation MNAVPEGLPAAAPAAADIDRLLAGSHHDPHSVLGVHAVGKGFVARALLPGAKAVALLSGEHRYPMEPVIDALFAVAVPEHPGDYRLEIDYDGHSVTADDPYRWLPTVGELDLHLIGEGRHERLWEVLGAHVRAYETPGGVVDGTSFAVWAPNARGIRVIGDFNGWDGRGHAMRSLGSSGVWELFVPGVGAGSCYKFRILGADGNWREKADPMAFGTEHPPATASVVTTSGHLWDDDAWVAQREATEWSAAPMSVYEVHLGSWRPGLGYRELADQLGDYLVETGFTHVELLPVSEHPFGGSWGYQVTSYYAPTSRFGSPDDFRYFVDRLHQRGIGVLVDWVPAHFPKDSWALAKFDGTALYEHADPRRGEQPDWGTLVFDFGRNEVRNFLVANALYWIEEFHLDGLRVDAVASMLYLDYSRKDGEWLPNQYGGRENLDAVKFLQELNATVYKRHPGVVMVAEESTAWPGVTRPTHLGGLGFGFKWNMGWMHDTLRYLSHEPIHRAYHHNEMTFSLVYAWSENFVLPLSHDEVVHGKGSLWGRMPGDAWNKAAGLRSLLAFMWAHPGKQLLFMGGEFGQPSEWSEQRSLDWHLLDEPLHRGVQDLLRSLNSVYRSSPALFSQDTSPDGFRWIDANDSSGNVLSFLRIGTDGSRLACVANFSGVPHHDYRVGLPSAGRWLEVVNTDAEAYGGSGVGNLGAVEATEDPWHGQPASAVLQLPPAGVLWLAEGTPADPDLT, from the coding sequence GTGAACGCGGTTCCGGAAGGCCTCCCGGCCGCCGCCCCGGCGGCCGCGGACATCGACCGGCTGCTGGCCGGTTCGCACCACGACCCGCACTCGGTGCTGGGCGTGCACGCGGTGGGGAAGGGTTTCGTGGCCCGGGCGCTGCTGCCCGGCGCCAAAGCCGTCGCGCTGCTCAGCGGCGAGCACCGGTACCCGATGGAGCCGGTCATCGACGCGCTGTTCGCCGTCGCGGTGCCGGAGCACCCCGGCGACTACCGGCTGGAGATCGACTACGACGGGCACTCCGTCACCGCCGACGACCCGTACCGCTGGCTGCCCACGGTCGGCGAGCTGGACCTGCACCTGATCGGCGAAGGCAGGCACGAGCGGCTGTGGGAGGTGCTCGGTGCGCACGTCCGGGCGTACGAGACGCCAGGCGGCGTCGTCGACGGGACGTCGTTCGCGGTCTGGGCGCCGAACGCCCGCGGCATCCGCGTGATCGGCGACTTCAACGGCTGGGACGGCCGCGGGCACGCGATGCGCTCGCTCGGCTCGTCCGGGGTCTGGGAGCTGTTCGTGCCGGGCGTCGGCGCCGGCTCCTGCTACAAGTTCCGAATCCTCGGCGCCGACGGCAACTGGCGCGAGAAGGCCGACCCGATGGCGTTCGGCACGGAACACCCGCCCGCGACGGCGTCGGTCGTCACCACCTCCGGGCACCTGTGGGACGACGACGCGTGGGTCGCCCAGCGCGAGGCCACCGAGTGGTCCGCGGCGCCGATGAGCGTCTACGAGGTCCACCTCGGCTCGTGGCGGCCCGGGCTCGGCTACCGCGAGCTGGCCGACCAGCTCGGCGACTACCTGGTCGAGACCGGCTTCACCCACGTCGAGCTGCTGCCGGTGTCGGAGCACCCGTTCGGCGGCTCGTGGGGCTACCAGGTGACGTCGTACTACGCGCCGACGTCCCGCTTCGGCTCCCCGGACGACTTCCGCTACTTCGTCGACCGCCTGCACCAGCGGGGGATCGGCGTCCTGGTCGACTGGGTGCCCGCGCACTTCCCGAAGGACAGCTGGGCGCTGGCCAAGTTCGACGGCACGGCGCTGTACGAGCACGCGGACCCGCGCCGCGGCGAGCAGCCCGACTGGGGCACGCTCGTGTTCGACTTCGGCCGCAACGAGGTCCGCAACTTCCTCGTCGCCAACGCGCTGTACTGGATCGAGGAGTTCCACCTCGACGGCCTGCGCGTCGACGCCGTCGCCTCGATGCTCTACCTCGACTACTCCCGCAAGGACGGGGAGTGGCTGCCGAACCAGTACGGCGGCCGCGAGAACCTGGACGCGGTGAAGTTCCTGCAGGAGCTGAACGCGACCGTCTACAAGCGACACCCGGGTGTCGTGATGGTGGCCGAGGAGTCGACGGCGTGGCCGGGCGTCACGCGCCCGACGCACCTGGGCGGCCTCGGGTTCGGCTTCAAGTGGAACATGGGCTGGATGCACGACACGCTCCGGTACCTGTCCCACGAGCCGATCCACCGTGCCTACCACCACAACGAGATGACGTTCTCACTCGTGTACGCGTGGAGCGAGAACTTCGTGCTGCCGCTTTCGCACGACGAAGTGGTGCACGGCAAGGGATCCCTGTGGGGCCGCATGCCGGGCGACGCCTGGAACAAGGCGGCCGGGCTGCGTTCGCTGCTGGCGTTCATGTGGGCGCACCCGGGCAAGCAGCTGCTGTTCATGGGCGGCGAGTTCGGCCAGCCGTCGGAGTGGTCGGAGCAGCGGTCCCTGGACTGGCACCTGCTCGACGAGCCGCTGCACCGCGGGGTCCAGGACCTGCTGCGGTCGCTGAACTCGGTGTACCGGTCCTCGCCCGCGCTGTTCAGCCAGGACACGTCACCGGACGGCTTCCGCTGGATCGACGCGAACGACTCGAGCGGCAACGTCCTGAGCTTCCTGCGCATCGGCACCGACGGATCCCGGCTGGCCTGCGTCGCGAACTTCTCGGGCGTGCCGCACCACGACTACCGGGTCGGCCTGCCGTCGGCGGGCCGCTGGCTCGAGGTGGTCAACACGGACGCGGAGGCCTACGGCGGCTCGGGCGTCGGCAACCTGGGCGCGGTGGAGGCGACGGAGGACCCGTGGCACGGCCAGCCGGCCTCGGCCGTCCTCCAGCTCCCCCCGGCCGGAGTCCTCTGGCTGGCCGAAGGGACCCCCGCGGACCCCGACCTGACGTGA